In Bombus terrestris chromosome 6, iyBomTerr1.2, whole genome shotgun sequence, a single window of DNA contains:
- the LOC105665833 gene encoding uncharacterized protein LOC105665833 has translation MRLLLFQISPLLCLLTEIGAAGIGKAWQILPYATDSWNHPSWPRLDSSAFEVRSVSGVGHLNPFETAQSNLKADQSKFIESNTVATSKPHSVFNQKYLDRFEPTFEEPYDRYESRGETNNAEHRDKIFKAGLAMTVLRPEEDKDSTKATADEATETVSRVRRDTENETRLEQISSNKNVREVRLSSAENWSTQPLSIEFPYRSNLDQTMHQTADGEELANARGYHAPRADFVTSQHRRSYEQREARDMPVTRGYDDYDVPWYRSAIRDRDYDPLSYRRGYSYYYPDRYRMERDYYMRVPNDYSYYYDRYRDEDLDLYGRSRPTPKPKRIIYYATLPEIVRKPVDLRNYPRPYDGTRTPVSRDGSYKRIPGNVDPSRYRYRNLYDGYDNYSKRSSFVERPYPYPEDEGRRKVTLDTFRNNDPYDQNNERKLANQISMRNEGKLPWPVQIATEVSVKDDERIPGRKIFGETNGYERFQSAQLQKAPDATGSSELQSDN, from the coding sequence ATGCGGCTGCTTCTGTTCCAAATATCTCCGTTACTGTGCCTGTTGACGGAAATCGGCGCGGCTGGGATCGGTAAAGCTTGGCAGATCCTGCCGTACGCGACCGATTCCTGGAATCACCCATCATGGCCACGGCTCGACTCTTCCGCGTTCGAAGTTCGCAGCGTGAGCGGGGTTGGTCATCTCAATCCCTTCGAAACCGCTCAAAGTAACCTAAAAGCCGACCAATCGAAATTTATCGAATCCAACACTGTTGCAACATCCAAACCACACTCTGTGTTCAACCAGAAATACCTTGATCGATTCGAACCTACGTTCGAAGAGCCCTACGACCGATACGAAAGTCGTGGCGAAACGAATAACGCAGAGCACCGGGACAAGATATTTAAAGCGGGCCTAGCGATGACTGTCCTCCGTCCAGAAGAAGACAAAGATTCGACGAAGGCTACTGCGGATGAAGCAACGGAGACCGTGTCGAGGGTTCGTCGCGATACAGAGAACGAGACGAGGCTGGAACAAATATCGAGCAATAAGAACGTCCGAGAAGTACGTCTAAGCTCTGCAGAAAATTGGTCCACTCAACCATTGTCTATAGAGTTTCCCTACAGAAGTAACCTGGACCAGACGATGCACCAAACGGCAGACGGCGAAGAATTAGCAAACGCAAGAGGTTACCACGCTCCAAGAGCCGATTTCGTGACCAGTCAGCACAGGAGGAGTTACGAACAACGAGAAGCACGAGATATGCCAGTTACGAGAGGATACGACGACTATGACGTCCCGTGGTACAGAAGCGCTATCAGGGATCGAGACTACGATCCTTTATCTTACCGCCGTGGGTACAGTTACTATTACCCGGATCGTTACAGGATGGAAAGAGACTATTACATGCGCGTTCCCAAcgattattcttattattatgatCGGTACAGAGACGAGGACTTGGATCTATATGGTCGTAGTAGACCCACGCCCAAACCCAAAAGGATCATCTATTATGCCACCTTGCCGGAAATAGTAAGAAAGCCTGTGGATCTGAGAAATTATCCTAGACCCTATGATGGAACTAGAACGCCAGTTTCTAGGGATGGAAGCTACAAACGTATTCCAGGGAACGTTGACCCTAGTAGATATCGATATAGAAACCTTTACGATGGTTATGACAACTATTCGAAAAGGTCGAGCTTCGTCGAGAGGCCTTATCCTTATCCCGAAGACGAGGGTCGTCGCAAAGTGACGCTGGACACCTTTCGAAACAACGATCCGTATGATCAGAATAACGAGAGGAAATTAGCTAATCAGATTTCGATGAGAAACGAGGGCAAATTGCCTTGGCCAGTGCAGATCGCGACAGAAGTGAGCGTGAAGGACGACGAGAGAATCCCTGGAAGGAAGATCTTTGGGGAGACTAACGGATACGAGAGATTCCAGAGCGCACAGTTGCAGAAGGCACCGGATGCGACTGGATCGAGCGAGCTACAGAGCGACAATTGA